DNA sequence from the Dermatophagoides farinae isolate YC_2012a chromosome 10, ASM2471394v1, whole genome shotgun sequence genome:
CATGTTTGTGAttctatcttttttttttttttgcttgatcAAAATGTAACTAATGATGACTGTCTGTGGTGGCCAGAATAAACAAACGGTCgcattttcatgatgatgattcaatttaagatggaatcgagaaaattgaaaatcgattAGATTCAAGAACAATTAGACAGTgacttttacttttttttgtttgtttgtttcacacTCGTTTATTATTTcgcaatatttttgttgaaattaatttttttctcatttttttttttgtattctaGGTTTTCATATTgaacattgattttgtttttgatacGCACACGCACCACCTGTCCATTTACAATCAATATAAGGTATGTATAAGTTTTGTACATTTCGTTTTggcaaaatgattattttcatcatcatcctttgTACATGAATAggaatcaaatcatcactacatcaatcgaatataatgatgataacaaaaaaagtcATGTTTTTcgtcctttttttttaatcgaaatatataaaatttcttcattaatcaatgaatgaatcgaatgattattgattattggaaaatttattggctttcaatttttttttgtgttaaaAGTACCAAAATAATCTGGcctgttttgtttggttacAATGTCAATATCAAACATATAAAAAtcagtgaattttttttaagaaaaaaatagaaaacaacaacaaaaaattgtgattttcatgcttttatcatcattatcatcatcatttcaacatAAATGTCGTGacatttttctgttttcacaATAGTAGCAGCcgcttttgttgttttgtgttttcttatattccatcatcatcatcatcatcatcgaatcatttttACTCGTCATTATTATGGTTCATTGGTGTTGAAGAAGAATAGAAcagaacaaataaaaaaaaactccgCTACCtaatgcttttttttgtttgattggcCATTAGTTTGTGTTGATATATGTGTGGCAAtcattgtgatttttttttggtgccaAATTAAATCCACACTCTAAATAGAGTATataaaacaacagaattttaatttgtgtaaacgaaacaaaaaaaaactgtcatGGTGTCAATGGCAGTCATTATTGTTTAAATGTTGACGGccttccacacacacacacactagaAATTTGATAATTCTTTCATTGCCAAAACagaatccttttttttctttgtgtcCTTTTCATCAATCCATCCACAtttctgttcatttttaattttgaacctaaaaaaaaccttttatgtcatcatcattatcatcaacatctaaTATCTttgcatttatttttctcttgtttgaCGTCATTGGCctcatcaaacacacacacacaaacgcccacgtaattttttattcggtTCGACGTCcatttacaattttcattttcattcactaaAATTAAGGAAACGAACTAAAAAGCCGAAACAAcgtaaaacaaaataaaaaaatttctcatcattaatatattatttaataataataaaaaaatgatcatgatgatcaccaacaacaacagtagtAATAATGCTACAAGCACTCCTACTACAACACCCACTAGTCTTTCAATCGcaaccacatcatcatcatcatcatcagcagcagcattaaCATCAGATACATCATTTtcaaccaataataatatgtcaaatacgacgacgactaccACAACTATGGTTTCAGCATcatcggcaacaacaacaacgacgacgacgacgacgactgcGACAACTTTAACCACAATGATGCCTATGGcttttgataaaattaaccatcatcattctagtgataatggtgatcaaaatgatcagaatgatgttgatgatggtggtatgATCGAAAATTCCATTCATGATAATAGTGAGAAATTATTTAGAttagataataaaaatacaaatattgattcatcatctacatcatcaacattatcaacatcaacaatttcatcatcatctcatgTACCGGTGATAATGTcattaaatttaataaatacaaatgaaacaacaacaacaacagcagcagcagcagggtttccaacaacaacttgtCATGTTACCGGATGGACAACGAATCAACCACATTCACCAGTAGCAGAAAAACGTGAACGTCGTTTAAGTGCTTCACGTTTTGAGATTAGTGAGAATCgtgaattgatcaaattacCACCAATAAAAGATGCACCATTAAATGAACGTGAAGAATTATTTAtacaaaaaatacaacaatgttgtgtattgtttgatttcagTCAGGATCCATTATCTGATCTCAAATGGAAAGATATTAAGCGGCAAACATTACATGAATTGGTTGAATATATTGTTACGCAGAATAATGTCATTACTGAAGCAATTTATCCTGAAGTTGTTCATATGGTAAGTATTAGATCACTGTGGTGGTTTTGTTTCCAattatccaatttttttttcatttgcaaaTGGTTTGGATCCattgtttaaaatttaattttaaaatcattacaCATTCTAGACagtaattttgattttccattttatccTGACCGGTggttttcgaaatttttttttttggacattGACGATGATTACAAACCAGGGCCATTTTCTTTTGAGATCataattgattttctatGTGAACTCAATctagttttgttgttgcttgtgctgtttattttttgttttgttttttatatttatgtaTTGAGAATCCACAATTACAATTACCGGCGCCCACGGTTTCTGGTTTCCAgctcagcaacaacaacaacaacaacatataaTAGTTTGACGCGTGCGtgaatcttgtttttttttttttttttttttttttttttttgttaataatttcttttccTTTCAACTAAATagtcgttgttttttcaaacttGATCCGAGTTGATGTGTATTtagtcgttgttgatgatcatcataaatcataTTCTAAGATGTTGataaaggatttttttttgcctctggatttttttttctttattttttttcgtgccTATCGAGtacctaaaaaaaaatttttttttttgtcaattagTATACAGGTACTCCGACTAAAATGGTTGTAAGATGGATTTAACACttaagaaatgatgatgaaatctaCTATTCTATGTCGCTTAAATTTCCACTGTAAACTGCAATTTTTACACTCTGCAAGTATAAAAAACTGTATTAACTTGGCATTTGTTGCGGGGAAGCCGAGCTGGACATTCCTACTTATTTTCAGTACAAACATAACTATTTAGTATGAGCTACTcagtgtgtgttgtgtgtgtgtgtgtttgagcATGCGGGTAAACTTTTGAATGCCGCTGAACAGTTCGTTCAGCTCAGAAGTAGAAGTCGCTTCCAAAGTAACGCATTCTGTGGTATTtagctttttttcattgttctaGCTCAGCACACGTTTCTGCAGCTTTTGCATCCAATAGATGGTGCAGTCATTCAATAGAACAGTGTTTCCcaacctttttttcttcgcgAACCCCCGggggttttttctttacaaaaTTCGAGTACATACAAAGTTACCCTTTTGCATATCCCACGAACCCCCAGGGGTTCGCGAACCACCGGTTGTGAATCACTGCAATAGAACATAGAAAGAGttcaaattcgaatttttcgaattgattattgtgataATACATGTGTCACacgtgattttcattttgtgtgcctgtgtgagtgtgtatttgatgatgaaatcttgCTTGAAGACTGCATTTATTGGAATGATTTGttctgtgtttttgtttccatgaTTTATGATCTACTCATCGTTTGGTAAGTTATTTCGGTTATTTAACCTGATTATACCTAAAATACCTGataacttttttcatttaaaataaagaaaGTGGAGCATTTAAGATTCAATGTTGAGTGTTTTCATGCGATGAACCCACAAAATCCCATGTTATCCTATAGCAGAGGTGGCCAATCTGCGGCTCGCGAGCCACATTTCCCACAGAGCTCTATTGAACAGGGGGCGCACTTTGGCCACCCCTGTCCTATAGGATCTATAGACACAAACTTGGATTAAACATTGGATCGATTATCATGTTCAGTCGCAATATTTAACCACAAAGTGGTTTGCTCAATGGCACGCGTTTATTTGTAAATAGACGCAGCATTGAAGCTCGAATATTGACAAGGAGGCTATGATTCATTTTGCAGCAAAACGATCGAGATCTTAAGCTACCATTTAAATCGGTGCGTGGACGATTTCCTGTCGTATTGGCTTTTGCTCtgacaattaattaatgttttAAGGGAAATCTTTCGATAAAATAAGTGTGTACCTTTCTACACCAGTATTGCAACATGGAATGATTTATGTGGCTTTTTGCCGCTGCAAAAATCCTTATAATCTGAAGATTTTTGTTCAGGAAATTTAGGAAAAGATCAACAATGACCACAGTATCTATACCAAAAATATCGCATTTCTTCAACTTTTCGTttagcaataataattatgctGTTCGGTGTACGCAACTTTTTCAACGGTATCAGGTGCAATGCACAAGTGATGGCTGACCCTGCGGTACCAAACCGAAGGCCGGAAGCAACACGCCGTGCATAGAAACCCACCGTCAGGCACGAAGCGTTAAAATAGACACCTTTGGCTGGGTACCAAGCAGGGGGGGCGGCGCAGCCGCCACACCTGCGGGTATCCAGCTATATTGACCGTCAAGGATTGATACCTTTGACTGGATACCAAGCAGGGGGGGCGGCGCAGCCGCCACACCTGCGGGTATCCAGCTATATTGACCGTCAAGGATTGATACCTTTGACTGGATACCAAGCAGGGGGGGCGGCGCAGCCGCCACCCCTGCGGGTATCCAGCTCTATTGACCTCAAGAATTCATACCTTTGGCTGGGTACCAAGCAGGGGGGGCGGCGCAGCCGCCACACCTGCGGGTATCCAGCTATATTGACTGTCAGGAGTCAGCCCCGCAGGGCCAGCCTGGGGCAGGCGCGAAGCGCCTGTACCGGGCTGGTGGAATTTATATTAGGTTGATGTGTGTTGTTTACATtgtatataaaatttttgtatttggtatttctctgtgtgtgtatgagaaATGCCTAGGCAACCATTtctgattttctttttttttttggtttggtttgcaAAGCAAAGTCATTCTAAAagcttttgatttttatcatcatcatcattgttgttgttgctgttgtttcaataatgactcgttatttttttttaaaatttgtgATATATACCTTTATTGCGTGACCAAGTTTAATCATCTCTGGCACACCgcgcgcacacacacacacacacaaacacaatatttgtgttgttgtgtgtCCATAAATTTTACAAATCAGGCcaacataaaaaattttggaaagaatgattattgtcaatgatattgatgacgatgaagattttcaattaatcattagttttttttcattgaaaataatcatgtCATAGTGGAcaagattcttttttttttttttttttttgattgtttaaaTATTCATTGATCTGTTAAAATTTGGatggatttttctttttgatgataGAAATGGCGTGTTTTGCTTAATTTTCACAGGaaattttgcttttttttcaaggtAATATATCGATATCAGGTTTTATCtggttgtcattttttttgttgttgttgttgatttttcattgaattacTAATTTTCCTCACTGATGAAACATcttgatcgtttttttaaaaagtttttcttttggaatTTTCCATACTCATCTCAAATGCAATGTAATGTCTGAATGACATTTCATGTCTggatatatttatttattttttttttttttttttgctgtttaaAACGCTGTAGTACATGTAccttaaatttttttttatttttaatttaactttttttttcctttgaaaaatttttattgttcattttagCTAGAATTTTGGTATCGATActatcgatatatatatatttttttttgttacctgacaactttttttccagtgGTCAGCGAATCAAATTAATATTGAAACTAAAGCCCATTGatgcttatttttttttttttttatttgcaatTTGTACGGATAAAGTACcggtttcattattatcatccataatcaacaacaagattatgatcggaaaaaaatgcttCAGTAATGCTGTTTTTGTTGGATCTAGATAATgtatcaggaaaaaaaatcttgtatACAATGGAAATTatcataaattttcttttcatgtTTGATATATAGGATTTATATATGGAtcacatttttgttgttgcaaatCTTGTTTCGTTGCTATTATATACCACCATACACATTTACATTTACATTAGAgttatgattttgaaaagtttttttttatgaccaTGTTTTCTTTGGCTGGCTGTCGATCATAATCTTTAACAACAAGCACAAGCACCCGGGATGGATCATtgtatttttcgttttcttttttgtcttCCATTTACATTCTCCTTTCAAAGATTGCATTTATAATTCGACATTGTTATCGTTGTCGTAATATATAATCTAAACTGTAATTGGATTCTAGTTTTGATTCAAGTTTCAGCTTTACttctctatatatatgatgtaGAAGATGCTGGTTATGATGTGCATGAGTACCGGATCCCTGTACACTAACATGAATCAAGTAAATATACCAGATGtaaattgaatcaagaatttttctttttcaatctgatgtcttttctttttctttattttttttgaacattcTTGAATCATGTACCGCGCaatattgtttgattgaaaatggaaaaaataacataGACAGCAGgcaatttatttgattctcTTGTGTTAtgtgattttcattatttttttttcaattttcgattAAATCCCaaatttcaacttttttttcctatagTATACTGCACAAAAGAatggaaattatttcaatagAATTTAATTGATATATGGGtgaaggaatttttttttttcgtttaaagTGTGTACGGAATTCCGGTTgaacggaaaaaaacaacttgaGAATGACTTATGGGaagtctgtgtgtgtgtgtgtgtctggatcagaaaaaaatattgataaacaatgctcaatttcaatgattttcattaaattcagtttttaatccattttttatttgttctcttttttttagttttctgTGAATATATTTCGTGtattaccaccatcatcgaatCCAAATGGAGCTGAATTTGACCCCGAAGAAGATGAACCAACATTAGAAGCTGCATGGCCGCATTTACAACatgtttatgaattttttctacgATTTTTAGAATCACCTGATTTTCAGGCATCGATTgctaaaaaatattttgatcaaaaatttgtTCTCCAAGTaagctaataataatatgatgatgatgatgatgtgtgtgtgtgtgtgtttgcatgAGTGTTAATCTGttgtcattaatttttttttctctctgttaTACTATCAGTTATTGGAGCTATTCGATAGTGAAGATCCTCGTGAACGTGATTTTCTAAAAACATCATTACATCGTATTTATGGAAAATTTCTAGGACTTCGTGCCTATATACGAAAGCAAATTAACAATATATTTTATCGTTTTATTTATGAAACCGAACGACATAATGGCATTGCTGAATTATTGGAAATTCTGGGAaggtttgttgttttgaaataaaaaaaaacatcatttttttcatttatttgttttattcaatttttgttagCATCATCAATGGCTTCTCATTGCCAGTGAAAGAAGAACATAAAGTATTTTTACTTAAAGTTTTGATGCCATTACATAAAGTAAAATCATTAAGTGTTTATCATCCACAATTGGCATATTGTGTTGTGCAATTCTT
Encoded proteins:
- the LOC124491015 gene encoding serine/threonine-protein phosphatase 2A 56 kDa regulatory subunit gamma isoform-like; translation: MIMMITNNNSSNNATSTPTTTPTSLSIATTSSSSSSAAALTSDTSFSTNNNMSNTTTTTTTMVSASSATTTTTTTTTTATTLTTMMPMAFDKINHHHSSDNGDQNDQNDVDDGGMIENSIHDNSEKLFRLDNKNTNIDSSSTSSTLSTSTISSSSHVPVIMSLNLINTNETTTTTAAAAGFPTTTCHVTGWTTNQPHSPVAEKRERRLSASRFEISENRELIKLPPIKDAPLNEREELFIQKIQQCCVLFDFSQDPLSDLKWKDIKRQTLHELVEYIVTQNNVITEAIYPEVVHMFSVNIFRVLPPSSNPNGAEFDPEEDEPTLEAAWPHLQHVYEFFLRFLESPDFQASIAKKYFDQKFVLQLLELFDSEDPRERDFLKTSLHRIYGKFLGLRAYIRKQINNIFYRFIYETERHNGIAELLEILGSIINGFSLPVKEEHKVFLLKVLMPLHKVKSLSVYHPQLAYCVVQFLEKDPSLTEPVIKSLLKYWPKVHSPKEVMFLNELEEILDVIEPVEFQKVMIPLFKQLAKCVSSPHFQVAERALYYWNNEYIVTLMSDNIQVILPIMFSALFRNAKSHWNRTIHGLIYNAQKLFMEMNQMLFHQCLCSFKAEKQKQKLKMKERKEAWLKIDDLAKQNPTFDEIATTLNNCDDPFLFSSLFLDPYNNNNMIDDEDLLLGDDDLLPITSSDKSYTQMSDPELSDNIKQSFRRYRKSKPHIDLSTLQISSLEQEYKNATENGIDNNDDDLSNKDNDNDDDESIDATEMMNTTNNIMNNRKISSKNSDTNVGNNVVSMVDNNVDR